The following are encoded in a window of Streptomyces sp. Go-475 genomic DNA:
- a CDS encoding MoxR family ATPase, whose product MTQQPEVDASTADGATAEDADWQIFRGDGRRRSVTIPEAPPWRRFAEADGAGGPPDTPPHYVIGRAETDVINAAIHLRRPLLVTGHPGTGKSSLAAALAHELDLGPVLHWPVNSRSTLQEALYRYDAVGRLQESNLHRSADGPQPGIGSFLRLGPVGTALVPTARPRVLLVDELDKGDVDLPNDLLTVFEEGAFEIPELSRLPEEQAHIDVLTADPHQRARVTRGMVRCTQFPLVVITSNGERDFPPAFRRRCLPLHLADPDETRLRQIVEGHLGPEALAEAGDLVQAFLARRALGELATDQLLNAVFLRHGGARLDADGLLKTVLHRLNVDG is encoded by the coding sequence ATGACACAGCAGCCCGAGGTGGACGCCTCCACGGCGGACGGCGCCACCGCCGAAGACGCAGACTGGCAGATCTTCCGGGGAGACGGCCGACGACGCTCCGTCACGATCCCCGAGGCCCCGCCCTGGCGACGATTCGCCGAGGCCGACGGAGCCGGAGGCCCCCCTGACACACCGCCCCACTATGTGATCGGCCGCGCCGAGACGGACGTCATCAACGCCGCCATCCACCTACGACGACCCTTGCTGGTCACCGGACACCCGGGCACCGGCAAGTCCTCGCTCGCCGCCGCCCTCGCACACGAGCTCGATCTGGGACCGGTACTCCACTGGCCCGTCAACAGCCGCTCCACGCTCCAGGAAGCGCTGTACCGCTACGACGCCGTCGGACGGCTCCAGGAGAGCAATCTCCACCGGTCCGCGGACGGACCCCAGCCCGGCATCGGCTCGTTCCTCCGGCTGGGGCCGGTCGGCACGGCCCTCGTCCCCACCGCGCGGCCCCGGGTCCTGCTCGTGGACGAGTTGGACAAGGGGGACGTCGACCTGCCGAACGACCTCCTCACCGTCTTCGAGGAGGGCGCCTTCGAGATCCCCGAACTGTCCAGGCTCCCCGAGGAGCAGGCGCACATCGACGTGCTCACCGCCGATCCCCACCAGCGGGCGCGGGTGACCCGGGGGATGGTGCGCTGCACCCAGTTCCCCCTCGTCGTCATCACGAGCAACGGGGAACGGGACTTCCCTCCTGCGTTCCGGCGCCGGTGCCTGCCCCTGCACCTCGCCGACCCGGACGAGACCCGCCTGCGCCAGATCGTCGAGGGCCACCTCGGCCCGGAGGCCCTCGCCGAGGCGGGTGACCTCGTGCAGGCGTTCCTGGCCCGGCGCGCCCTGGGCGAACTGGCCACCGACCAGCTCCTCAACGCGGTGTTCCTGCGCCACGGAGGGGCACGGCTCGACGCCGACGGCCTGCTGAAGACCGTGCTGCACCGGCTCAACGTGGACGGGTAG
- a CDS encoding protein phosphatase, with protein MGELWSERDAGVLRLPSGRLIRGRGLRHPLDPAAPTPSYGLYLLGRQPPEVPWESGWIRWPDFRLPADRAAARTSLLVAWERAAGERVEIACGGGRGRTGTALACLAVLDGVPGEEAVAYVRRHYDRHAVETPWQRRYVRRFGEG; from the coding sequence ATGGGTGAGCTGTGGAGCGAGCGCGACGCCGGCGTACTGCGGCTGCCCTCCGGCCGGCTGATCCGCGGCCGGGGCCTGCGCCACCCCCTCGACCCGGCCGCCCCCACCCCTTCCTACGGCCTCTACCTGCTCGGCAGGCAGCCGCCCGAGGTGCCCTGGGAGTCCGGCTGGATCCGCTGGCCCGACTTCCGGCTCCCGGCGGACCGGGCGGCCGCCCGCACGTCCCTGCTGGTGGCGTGGGAGCGGGCCGCCGGGGAGCGCGTGGAGATCGCCTGCGGGGGCGGGCGCGGCCGCACGGGCACGGCCCTGGCCTGCCTCGCGGTCCTGGACGGCGTCCCCGGCGAGGAGGCGGTGGCGTACGTCCGCCGGCACTACGACCGGCACGCGGTGGAAACGCCCTGGCAGCGGCGGTACGTACGCCGGTTCGGCGAGGGCTGA
- a CDS encoding cupin domain-containing protein: MSYPEPRYLGENGEINAVFRSADTPPDIVSPGGTTTHYLASHASTGGEFGLYKVDMGPKAPGAKTHFHRSISESFYVLSGEIQLYDGERWVTGRQGDFLYVPVGGLHAFRNDSDDPVSMLMLFSPGAPREEYFERVAEFAQRGGEELREFQVRHDSYFIQ, translated from the coding sequence ATGTCGTACCCGGAGCCGCGTTACCTGGGTGAGAACGGTGAGATCAACGCCGTGTTCAGGTCCGCCGACACACCGCCCGACATCGTCTCGCCGGGCGGCACCACCACCCACTACCTCGCGAGCCACGCCTCCACGGGAGGGGAGTTCGGGCTGTACAAGGTGGACATGGGGCCGAAGGCGCCGGGTGCGAAGACGCACTTCCACCGGAGCATTTCCGAGTCCTTCTACGTGCTGTCCGGCGAGATCCAGCTGTACGACGGTGAGCGCTGGGTCACCGGGCGGCAGGGCGACTTCCTGTACGTGCCGGTCGGCGGGCTGCACGCGTTCCGGAACGACAGCGACGACCCCGTCTCCATGCTGATGCTGTTCTCGCCGGGCGCCCCGCGCGAGGAGTACTTCGAGCGGGTCGCCGAGTTCGCGCAGCGCGGCGGGGAAGAACTCCGGGAGTTCCAGGTGCGGCACGACAGCTACTTCATCCAGTAG
- a CDS encoding caspase family protein: MDGLNGVDPGRVHAVVVGLERYPRHPDWDLTGAVGDALRFARWLRKGGVPAANIQLLLAPGEESRRRLETQTRAAELTWCPAWTRDQLMDAFTSDLDARTGELLYVFWGGHGILDHGDRRLLLCPDASLKDKRCIDTTDLRGYLTRDDLRGFGQQVLFFDACATFLEHHHQQTGPAVAPFPRVPRRAVEQFLLCAAAAGQVAENDAALGSGVFSNSLLHWLEGNAADLRPDLAALVEHVKAEAPVPQTPVSLHIRAMDGSEERTVLPGRPLLPPSPDRDQIALALRTTVIDDDLRARCIEHLASACPQARLGPRLSDEQTAHALLTVERAMAALVEALHERNRQAADLFLALGRSLGVPGLLSPLEYASLGQILGRTPALPPMAQVIAAVRAALPLERVWLPPAAGEPHGPTVGQLMACVEHFEQHTGGLSMVRPGRQLVPAVVRFTELLAAVTPQARDDLHAWGDRVARRLGVDAGGLAERRADAVAWAGSLRGAGRPPRVVAQLDAEPSGRTADGPHFTCVMWIDTGAGELVQAAEQSGTPLSPRDVVRRIQRTVSQVRAITDSSAPPAVVEILLQPDALHLPVDSWNGAADDDPLPLLLGVEHATVLRCAPLSAPEREEQRRAELERRWAGRHNDKVVHLDDRHAEGHAAYGTLKADTGAARAVVRAGPPGRDRLVQAALLLGYPVVLWDRQATAPTSEAHFTALRPEGSVEGLPWRVRDHRARACADPAAHPARPAVLLEDADRPLPPVLSLTELPDAECPDSREASL, translated from the coding sequence ATGGATGGGCTGAACGGCGTGGACCCGGGGCGCGTCCACGCCGTGGTCGTCGGCCTCGAAAGGTACCCGAGGCATCCGGACTGGGATCTCACCGGCGCCGTCGGCGACGCCCTGCGTTTCGCTCGCTGGCTGCGCAAGGGAGGTGTGCCCGCCGCCAACATCCAGCTGCTGCTGGCACCGGGTGAGGAGAGCCGGCGCCGACTGGAGACTCAGACCAGGGCCGCCGAACTGACCTGGTGCCCGGCCTGGACGCGGGACCAGCTCATGGACGCGTTCACCAGCGACCTCGACGCGCGCACCGGTGAACTGCTCTACGTCTTCTGGGGCGGTCACGGCATCCTGGACCACGGCGACCGGCGCCTGCTGCTGTGCCCCGACGCCTCCCTGAAGGACAAGCGCTGCATCGACACCACCGACCTGCGGGGGTACCTCACCCGGGACGATCTCCGCGGCTTCGGGCAGCAGGTCCTCTTCTTCGACGCCTGTGCGACCTTCCTGGAGCATCACCACCAGCAGACCGGACCCGCGGTCGCCCCCTTCCCCAGGGTGCCCCGGCGCGCGGTCGAACAGTTCCTGCTGTGTGCCGCCGCGGCCGGCCAGGTGGCGGAGAACGACGCGGCGCTGGGCAGCGGAGTCTTCTCCAACTCCCTGCTCCACTGGCTGGAGGGGAACGCTGCTGACCTGCGGCCGGATCTGGCCGCCCTCGTCGAGCACGTCAAGGCGGAGGCGCCGGTGCCGCAAACCCCGGTCAGCCTCCACATCCGCGCCATGGACGGTTCGGAGGAACGGACCGTGCTGCCGGGCCGCCCCCTCCTGCCGCCCTCGCCGGACCGCGACCAGATCGCCCTCGCCCTGCGCACCACTGTCATCGACGACGATCTGCGCGCGCGGTGCATCGAGCACCTCGCGTCGGCCTGCCCACAGGCCCGGCTGGGGCCGCGCCTCTCCGACGAACAGACAGCCCACGCCCTGCTCACGGTGGAGCGGGCGATGGCCGCCCTGGTGGAGGCCCTGCACGAGCGGAACCGGCAGGCCGCCGACCTGTTCCTCGCCCTGGGCCGCTCGCTGGGAGTGCCGGGACTGCTGTCCCCGCTGGAGTACGCGTCACTGGGCCAGATACTCGGCCGGACACCGGCACTGCCGCCGATGGCCCAGGTGATCGCCGCGGTGCGGGCCGCCCTGCCCCTGGAGAGGGTGTGGCTGCCGCCCGCCGCCGGGGAGCCGCACGGCCCCACGGTCGGCCAGCTGATGGCGTGCGTGGAGCACTTCGAACAGCACACCGGCGGCCTGAGCATGGTGCGGCCCGGCAGGCAACTGGTTCCCGCGGTCGTCCGGTTCACCGAGCTGCTGGCCGCGGTCACTCCCCAGGCCCGCGACGACCTGCACGCCTGGGGAGACCGAGTGGCCCGCAGGCTGGGGGTCGACGCCGGGGGTCTGGCCGAGCGTCGCGCGGACGCCGTGGCCTGGGCGGGCTCGCTCCGCGGGGCCGGACGACCACCCCGGGTCGTGGCTCAGCTGGACGCGGAACCATCGGGCCGGACCGCCGACGGACCGCACTTCACCTGCGTGATGTGGATCGACACCGGGGCCGGTGAACTCGTCCAGGCCGCCGAGCAGAGCGGAACACCACTGTCCCCGCGGGACGTGGTCCGCCGTATCCAGCGAACGGTGTCGCAGGTACGCGCGATCACCGATTCGTCCGCGCCGCCCGCGGTCGTCGAGATCCTGCTCCAGCCCGACGCCCTCCACCTGCCCGTCGACTCCTGGAACGGTGCCGCCGACGACGACCCTCTGCCCCTGCTGCTCGGTGTCGAGCACGCCACGGTGTTGCGCTGCGCGCCGCTGTCCGCACCCGAGCGCGAGGAGCAGCGCCGGGCGGAACTGGAGCGCCGCTGGGCCGGGCGCCACAACGACAAGGTGGTTCACCTGGACGACCGGCACGCCGAAGGCCATGCGGCCTACGGGACCCTGAAGGCGGACACCGGTGCGGCCCGAGCCGTGGTGCGGGCCGGCCCACCCGGCCGCGACCGCCTCGTCCAGGCCGCCCTCCTGCTCGGCTACCCGGTCGTGCTGTGGGACCGGCAGGCCACCGCGCCGACCTCGGAGGCCCACTTCACCGCACTGCGTCCCGAGGGCTCCGTCGAGGGGCTTCCCTGGCGCGTCCGGGACCACCGGGCCAGGGCATGCGCGGACCCCGCCGCCCACCCAGCCCGCCCGGCCGTGCTGCTGGAGGACGCCGACCGCCCGCTGCCACCGGTGCTGTCACTGACCGAACTCCCCGACGCCGAATGCCCCGACTCCCGAGAAGCGAGCCTCTGA
- a CDS encoding FadR/GntR family transcriptional regulator encodes MRRMSEGPRTSRIQRQVVQLILDRRLTAGAPLPTEAELMEALGVSRNSVREALKALQALDIVEIRHGYGTYVGRASLTPLVDGLTFRTLARHDDDTAALAEILQVREVLEVGLIRRVATTVTEAELDKLEDVVARMESAAGTGGADTSGPGRSFSDLDREFHEVLYASLGNDLVPQLLAAFWTVFRRVSGARGRSDDPPPGTTARRHRDIVTALRARDAEGAQRAMAVHFRGIEARAAQEPRGVG; translated from the coding sequence ATGCGGCGCATGTCCGAGGGGCCCAGGACCAGCCGGATACAGCGCCAGGTCGTGCAGCTCATCCTCGACCGCAGACTCACCGCCGGCGCGCCGCTGCCCACCGAGGCCGAGCTGATGGAGGCCCTCGGCGTCAGCCGCAACTCCGTCCGCGAGGCCCTCAAGGCCCTCCAGGCCCTCGACATCGTAGAGATCAGACACGGCTACGGCACCTACGTCGGCCGGGCCTCCCTCACCCCGCTCGTCGACGGCCTGACCTTCCGCACCCTGGCCCGGCACGACGACGACACCGCCGCCCTCGCCGAGATCCTCCAGGTCCGCGAGGTCCTGGAGGTGGGGCTGATCCGCCGGGTCGCCACGACGGTCACCGAGGCGGAACTGGACAAGCTGGAGGACGTGGTGGCCCGGATGGAGTCCGCCGCCGGTACCGGCGGCGCGGACACCTCGGGCCCGGGCCGTTCCTTCTCCGACCTCGACCGGGAGTTCCACGAGGTCCTGTACGCCTCCCTCGGCAACGACCTCGTCCCGCAGCTCCTCGCCGCCTTCTGGACGGTCTTCCGCCGGGTCTCCGGCGCCCGCGGCCGGTCCGACGACCCGCCCCCCGGTACCACCGCCCGCCGCCACCGCGACATCGTCACGGCGCTGCGCGCCCGCGACGCGGAGGGCGCGCAGCGGGCCATGGCGGTCCACTTCCGGGGCATCGAGGCGCGGGCGGCACAGGAGCCGCGCGGGGTGGGGTGA
- a CDS encoding isoprenyl transferase, giving the protein MAVRGILGRQRREYRTPEPHPSGARPPKLPGELVPQHVAIVMDGNGRWAKERGLPRTEGHKVGAERVLDVLQGAIEMGVGAISLYAFSTENWKRSPEEVRFLMNFNRDFIRKTRDQLDELGVRVRWVGRMPKLWRSVAKELQIAQEQTKGNDRLTLYFCMNYGGRAEIADAAQALAEDVRSGKLDPSKVNEKTFAKYMYYPDMPDVDLFLRPSGEQRTSNYLIWQSAYAEMVFQDVLWPDFDRRDLWRACLEFASRDRRFGGAIPNEELLAMEGKQAP; this is encoded by the coding sequence ATGGCCGTACGCGGGATCCTGGGCCGGCAGCGCCGGGAGTACAGGACGCCGGAGCCGCACCCGTCCGGCGCGCGGCCGCCGAAGCTCCCCGGGGAGCTCGTACCGCAGCATGTGGCGATCGTCATGGACGGCAACGGCCGCTGGGCCAAGGAGCGCGGCCTGCCCCGCACCGAGGGGCACAAGGTCGGAGCCGAGCGCGTCCTGGACGTGCTCCAGGGCGCCATCGAGATGGGCGTGGGCGCCATCTCCCTGTACGCCTTCTCCACCGAGAACTGGAAGCGGTCGCCGGAAGAGGTGCGCTTCCTGATGAACTTCAACCGCGACTTCATCCGCAAGACCCGCGACCAGCTCGACGAGCTGGGCGTGCGGGTGCGCTGGGTGGGGCGGATGCCGAAGCTGTGGCGGTCCGTCGCCAAGGAGCTCCAGATCGCCCAGGAGCAGACCAAGGGCAACGACCGGCTGACCCTGTACTTCTGCATGAACTACGGCGGCCGGGCCGAGATCGCGGACGCCGCGCAGGCGCTCGCGGAGGACGTGCGGTCCGGCAAGCTCGACCCGTCGAAGGTCAACGAGAAGACCTTCGCGAAGTACATGTACTACCCGGACATGCCGGACGTGGACCTGTTCCTTCGCCCGAGCGGCGAGCAGCGCACCTCGAACTACCTGATCTGGCAGAGCGCCTACGCCGAGATGGTCTTCCAGGACGTGCTGTGGCCGGACTTCGACCGGCGTGACCTGTGGCGCGCCTGCCTGGAGTTCGCCTCCCGCGACCGCCGCTTCGGCGGCGCCATCCCGAACGAGGAACTGCTGGCCATGGAGGGCAAGCAGGCCCCCTGA
- the recO gene encoding DNA repair protein RecO, producing MSLFRDDGIVLRTQKLGEADRIITLLTRGHGRVRAVARGVRRTKSKFGARLEPFSHVDVQFFAKGSELVGRGLPLCTQSETIAPYGGGIVSDYARYTAGTAMLETAERFTDHEGEPAVQQYLLLVGGLRTLARGEHAPHLVLDAFLLRSLAVNGYAPSFTDCAKCGMPGPNRFFSVASGGSVCVDCRVPGSVVPSPQALELLGALLTGDWETADACEARYVREGSGLVSAYLHWHMERGLRSLRYVEK from the coding sequence ATGAGTCTGTTCCGCGACGACGGCATCGTGCTGCGCACCCAGAAGCTGGGTGAGGCGGACCGGATCATCACGCTGCTCACACGCGGTCACGGCCGGGTACGGGCGGTGGCCCGGGGCGTGCGCCGGACGAAGTCGAAGTTCGGTGCGCGCCTCGAACCCTTCTCCCATGTCGACGTGCAGTTCTTCGCCAAGGGGAGCGAGCTGGTCGGACGCGGCCTGCCGCTGTGCACACAGAGCGAGACCATCGCCCCGTACGGCGGCGGGATCGTGAGCGACTACGCGCGGTACACCGCCGGCACCGCCATGCTGGAGACCGCCGAGCGGTTCACCGACCACGAGGGGGAGCCGGCCGTGCAGCAGTACCTGCTGCTCGTGGGCGGGCTGCGGACCCTCGCCCGGGGGGAGCACGCGCCGCACCTCGTGCTCGACGCGTTCCTGCTGCGGTCCCTCGCCGTCAACGGCTACGCCCCGAGCTTCACCGACTGCGCGAAGTGCGGTATGCCCGGGCCCAACCGCTTCTTCTCGGTCGCCTCGGGCGGTTCCGTCTGCGTGGACTGCCGGGTGCCCGGCAGCGTCGTACCCTCGCCCCAGGCCCTGGAACTCCTCGGCGCCCTGCTTACGGGAGACTGGGAGACCGCGGACGCGTGCGAGGCGCGCTACGTCCGGGAGGGCAGCGGGCTGGTGTCCGCCTATCTGCACTGGCACATGGAGCGCGGGCTGCGCTCCCTGCGCTACGTCGAGAAGTAA
- a CDS encoding alpha/beta hydrolase, whose protein sequence is MKQITRNASLLAASAVLLGLAVPLTASAEQPPAAGPPSPAWTDCEGGGLDPRQRCATVDVPMDYSDPDGRTIRIAVSRIPAEKPSARRGTLLLIPGGPGGDSLRDPSGKGQKLPQRVRDAYDLVGFAPRGMAPSTAVDCKLDPADLGTTKLLPWPDTDGSVAGNMATARRTAEACARNGGELIRHISTANEARDLDRVRAALGERKISAWGVSYGTYVGAVYSQLFPHRTDRIVLDSNDDPDPTRVTRGWLAAFERGVEDNFPEFARWASQPGNPHRVARTPAEVRSGFLSLAARLDREPLPWPGANPPRLDGNALRQTMLTNLYDPDDYPVLAKAILAARKGTVPPAPPSPPESVLQNVAAVGAGTICNDVDWPDSAAAYQKDVDESRARYPLTAGMPRGPMVCAAWPFAPKEPAVRVTDEGPSNILLVQNERDVATPLSGALKLRQALGDRAVMVTVNSTGHDAYLANGNACGDRTVSRFLATGKRPGSDRYCA, encoded by the coding sequence ATGAAGCAGATCACGCGCAATGCCTCACTGCTCGCGGCCTCCGCCGTCCTGCTCGGGCTCGCCGTCCCGCTCACCGCGTCCGCGGAGCAGCCCCCGGCCGCCGGGCCGCCCTCACCGGCCTGGACCGACTGCGAGGGCGGCGGCCTCGACCCCAGACAGCGGTGCGCCACCGTGGACGTCCCCATGGACTACTCCGACCCCGACGGCCGGACGATCCGCATCGCCGTCTCCCGCATCCCCGCCGAGAAGCCCTCGGCCCGCCGGGGCACGCTGTTGCTCATACCGGGCGGCCCCGGCGGCGACAGCCTCCGCGACCCGTCCGGCAAGGGACAGAAGCTGCCGCAGCGGGTGCGGGACGCCTACGACCTCGTCGGGTTCGCGCCGCGCGGCATGGCGCCCTCCACCGCCGTCGACTGCAAGCTCGACCCCGCCGACCTCGGCACGACCAAGCTCCTGCCCTGGCCGGACACGGACGGCTCCGTCGCCGGGAACATGGCCACGGCACGGCGTACGGCCGAGGCCTGCGCCCGCAACGGCGGGGAGCTGATCCGGCACATCAGCACCGCCAACGAGGCCCGTGACCTCGACCGCGTCCGGGCCGCCCTCGGCGAGCGGAAGATCTCCGCCTGGGGCGTCTCGTACGGCACGTACGTCGGCGCCGTCTACAGCCAGTTGTTCCCGCACCGCACCGACCGCATCGTGCTGGACAGCAACGACGACCCGGACCCCACCCGCGTCACCCGGGGCTGGCTCGCCGCCTTCGAGAGGGGCGTCGAGGACAACTTCCCCGAGTTCGCACGGTGGGCGTCGCAGCCCGGCAATCCGCACCGGGTGGCCCGTACGCCCGCCGAGGTCCGCTCCGGCTTCCTGAGCCTCGCCGCCCGCCTCGACCGCGAGCCCCTCCCCTGGCCCGGCGCGAACCCGCCGCGGCTCGACGGCAACGCACTCCGCCAGACCATGCTGACCAACCTCTACGACCCCGACGACTACCCGGTCCTGGCGAAGGCGATCCTGGCCGCCCGCAAGGGCACCGTGCCGCCCGCGCCCCCGTCCCCGCCCGAGTCGGTGCTGCAGAACGTCGCCGCGGTCGGCGCCGGCACGATCTGCAACGACGTCGACTGGCCCGACTCCGCCGCCGCGTACCAGAAGGACGTCGACGAGAGCCGGGCGAGGTACCCGCTGACCGCGGGCATGCCGCGCGGGCCGATGGTGTGCGCCGCCTGGCCGTTCGCGCCGAAGGAGCCGGCCGTCCGGGTCACCGACGAAGGGCCGTCGAACATCCTGCTCGTGCAGAACGAGCGGGATGTCGCCACCCCGCTCAGCGGCGCCCTGAAACTCCGTCAGGCCCTCGGTGACCGGGCCGTCATGGTCACCGTGAACTCCACCGGCCACGACGCCTACCTCGCCAACGGCAACGCCTGCGGCGACCGGACCGTCTCCCGCTTCCTGGCCACCGGGAAGCGGCCCGGATCCGACCGGTACTGCGCGTGA
- a CDS encoding abortive phage infection protein, producing the protein MAETKGNKQATGISRARFLAGAAAAGVAGAVGPAGQARAAQAGPSGRGLRRRGVVYTVGEGETPGTAWSARRMRADVRAIRDDLHADTVDVTGDGVERLTATAAEAAERGLHLWLQPTLGDAPQRDILEHLAETGRFAERLRRQGASVDLSVGCEFWLFVPGILPGETVLERIRNLENGTVDWPRMTRRLADFTAKAARTGRSVFRGNLSYAAAQSIDDPDWSLFDIVGIDYYSYFAQRSDYVRELKRYLRWGKPLAITEFGTCAYVGAPEAGGMGWDVVDHDKEPPEIKGDLVRSERVQAEYVGELLDVFTSMGLYAAMTFEFVSPDAPHRPDEPRLDLDMATYAITKAVKDRPDDPASGWHWEPKEAFHAVARRYGAAGHR; encoded by the coding sequence ATGGCAGAGACCAAGGGGAACAAGCAGGCGACGGGGATCAGCCGGGCGCGGTTCCTGGCCGGGGCGGCCGCGGCCGGGGTCGCGGGGGCGGTGGGACCGGCGGGACAGGCCCGGGCGGCACAAGCCGGGCCCAGCGGCAGGGGGCTGCGCCGGCGGGGCGTCGTCTACACCGTCGGCGAGGGGGAGACGCCGGGCACCGCATGGAGCGCCCGCCGGATGCGGGCCGACGTGCGGGCCATCCGCGACGACCTGCACGCCGACACCGTCGACGTCACGGGCGACGGCGTCGAGCGGCTCACCGCCACCGCCGCCGAGGCCGCCGAACGCGGGCTGCACCTCTGGCTGCAGCCCACCCTCGGGGACGCCCCGCAGCGGGACATCCTGGAGCACCTCGCCGAGACCGGCCGGTTCGCGGAGCGGCTGCGGCGGCAGGGCGCGAGTGTCGACCTCAGCGTCGGCTGCGAGTTCTGGCTGTTCGTCCCCGGCATCCTGCCGGGCGAGACGGTCCTGGAGCGCATCCGGAACCTGGAGAACGGCACGGTCGACTGGCCGCGAATGACACGCCGCCTCGCCGACTTCACCGCGAAGGCCGCGAGGACCGGCCGTTCCGTCTTCCGGGGCAACCTGAGCTATGCGGCCGCCCAGAGCATCGACGACCCGGACTGGTCCCTCTTCGACATCGTCGGCATCGACTACTACTCGTACTTCGCGCAGCGGTCCGACTACGTCCGCGAGCTGAAGCGGTACCTGCGCTGGGGCAAGCCGCTCGCCATCACCGAGTTCGGCACGTGCGCCTACGTCGGCGCCCCCGAGGCCGGCGGCATGGGCTGGGACGTCGTCGACCACGACAAGGAGCCGCCGGAGATCAAGGGCGACCTCGTGCGCAGCGAGCGCGTCCAGGCCGAGTACGTGGGCGAACTGCTCGACGTCTTCACGTCGATGGGCCTGTACGCGGCGATGACCTTCGAGTTCGTCAGCCCGGACGCCCCGCACCGCCCGGACGAGCCCCGCCTCGACCTCGACATGGCGACGTACGCCATCACGAAGGCCGTCAAGGACCGCCCGGACGACCCCGCCTCCGGCTGGCACTGGGAGCCGAAGGAGGCGTTCCACGCGGTGGCCCGCCGGTACGGGGCGGCGGGCCACCGCTGA
- a CDS encoding GNAT family N-acetyltransferase, which produces MDARTATKTKKTRPGRRAEPEWSLRPAEPADVEAIAELRAVVMRPDLERLGRFDEHRVRQRFRDGFSPRHTSVVLAGGAFAGSVALRPAEDGHWLEHFYLAPDLHGRGLGSAVLRTLLSGTDAAAAVVRLNVLQGSPAQRLYARHGFAVESQDPVDVFMRRRPHARP; this is translated from the coding sequence ATGGATGCGCGTACAGCGACGAAGACGAAGAAGACCCGGCCCGGCCGGCGCGCTGAACCGGAATGGTCCTTGCGCCCCGCGGAACCGGCCGACGTGGAGGCGATAGCGGAACTGCGGGCGGTGGTGATGCGCCCGGATCTGGAGCGGCTGGGCCGTTTCGACGAGCACCGGGTCCGGCAGCGTTTTCGCGACGGCTTCTCGCCGCGGCACACGTCGGTCGTCCTGGCCGGCGGCGCCTTCGCGGGCAGCGTCGCCCTGCGCCCCGCCGAGGACGGCCACTGGCTGGAGCACTTCTACCTCGCCCCGGACCTGCACGGCCGGGGCCTGGGCTCGGCCGTCCTGCGCACCCTGCTGAGCGGGACGGACGCCGCCGCCGCAGTAGTCCGTCTGAACGTCCTGCAGGGCAGCCCGGCCCAACGCCTGTACGCCCGCCACGGCTTCGCGGTCGAGAGCCAGGACCCGGTCGACGTCTTCATGCGGAGACGCCCGCACGCCAGGCCCTAG